In one window of Thalassococcus arenae DNA:
- a CDS encoding site-specific integrase — MASITKLPSGAYRVQIRRKGRYASETFLRRDDAHRWARQAETRVDQGLAPNKSSVSRLQTFGDLIDLHIVDMCEVGKPPRRSKAATLKTLKRDLGKEKIGHLDRQKLIDYGKMRADQGAGPVTLSIDIGVIKMIITHAAAVHGLDISPEPVDLARVALKRLGLIGKGTERDRRPTTDELNRLFRCFDDNERLTLPMTRIVKFAVATAMRLDEICRVEWTDLDVDRRMLMIRDRKDPRNKTGNDQRIPLFAATGFDAWALVTEQAKELGRTKGRIFPYNSKSVGTAFRRACVEVSVKDLHFHDLRHEGTSRLFEAGFAIEQVALVTGHKDWKMLRRYTHIRPEALHLLAALS, encoded by the coding sequence ATGGCCTCCATCACCAAACTCCCCTCCGGTGCCTACCGGGTTCAGATCAGACGAAAGGGCCGCTACGCGAGCGAGACGTTCCTCCGTCGCGACGATGCCCATCGCTGGGCCCGCCAAGCGGAGACCCGGGTGGATCAGGGGTTGGCGCCGAACAAGTCGTCCGTTTCCCGCCTCCAGACCTTCGGCGATCTCATCGATCTCCACATAGTCGATATGTGCGAGGTAGGCAAACCGCCGCGTCGCAGCAAGGCCGCCACGCTCAAGACGCTCAAGCGCGATCTGGGCAAGGAGAAGATCGGGCACCTCGACCGGCAAAAGCTGATCGACTACGGCAAGATGCGCGCTGATCAAGGCGCCGGTCCGGTGACCCTCAGCATCGATATCGGCGTGATCAAGATGATCATCACCCACGCGGCAGCCGTGCACGGCCTCGACATCTCGCCAGAACCCGTCGACCTGGCGCGTGTCGCGCTCAAGCGTCTCGGCCTGATCGGCAAGGGCACGGAGCGGGATCGTCGCCCCACCACCGATGAGTTGAACCGCCTCTTCCGTTGCTTCGATGACAACGAACGCCTGACCCTGCCGATGACACGCATCGTGAAGTTCGCGGTGGCCACCGCCATGCGGCTCGACGAAATCTGCCGCGTCGAATGGACCGATCTCGACGTCGATCGCCGGATGCTCATGATCCGCGACAGGAAGGACCCGCGCAACAAGACTGGGAACGACCAGCGGATCCCGCTCTTCGCCGCCACGGGGTTCGATGCCTGGGCGTTGGTCACCGAACAGGCCAAGGAACTCGGGCGCACAAAGGGCCGCATCTTTCCCTACAACTCGAAATCGGTCGGAACCGCCTTCCGGCGGGCCTGCGTGGAGGTCAGCGTGAAGGACCTTCATTTCCACGATCTGCGCCATGAAGGCACAAGCCGCTTGTTCGAGGCTGGCTTCGCCATCGAACAGGTCGCCCTCGTAACCGGCCACAAGGATTGGAAGATGCTGCGCCGCTACACGCATATCAGGCCCGAAGCCCTGCATCTGCTGGCCGCGTTGAGTTAG
- a CDS encoding antitoxin Xre-like helix-turn-helix domain-containing protein, whose protein sequence is MENLVLERPAPDRQGVALKAFARIAEAWSLTLREAAALADMSESTWKRAKKPDFAGDLTRDQMLRLSALIGLYKSLELYFNEPISREWVKLPNRGPEFDGARPVDAMIEGGLPKILRVRSYVDALRGGV, encoded by the coding sequence ATGGAAAACCTTGTTCTGGAACGTCCGGCGCCGGATCGGCAGGGTGTCGCTCTCAAGGCCTTCGCGCGGATCGCGGAGGCCTGGTCGCTCACCCTGCGTGAAGCGGCGGCGCTGGCGGACATGTCTGAGTCGACCTGGAAGCGAGCGAAGAAGCCCGATTTTGCGGGGGATTTGACACGGGACCAGATGCTGCGCCTGAGCGCGCTGATCGGCCTCTACAAGTCGCTCGAGCTCTACTTCAACGAGCCGATCTCGCGGGAATGGGTGAAGCTGCCCAACCGGGGTCCTGAGTTCGACGGCGCGCGGCCCGTGGACGCGATGATCGAAGGGGGATTGCCCAAGATCCTGCGCGTGCGCAGCTATGTCGATGCGCTTAGGGGCGGGGTTTGA
- a CDS encoding RES family NAD+ phosphorylase produces MRITSVDDRALVRLISETHHKPPVLRGLVDSDEEADILAEIEGETSARLIAEREGSPALDRRELAFARRSHDLTLYGQSHINAAFTYTRPSGNRFNTGDRGAWYCAWEMLTSAQEVGFHRTRELGFIGRYEDEARYVELLADFIGDFPDLHGEAHQALDPDPERGYLAGQHLAADLRSEGHRGLIYPSVRHPGGRCFVAFDPGIIQNVRPGASWKLVWQGAPEFTIEGL; encoded by the coding sequence TTGAGGATCACCTCTGTCGATGACCGCGCCCTTGTCCGGCTGATTTCCGAGACCCATCACAAGCCCCCGGTGCTGCGAGGCCTGGTCGACAGCGACGAGGAAGCAGACATCTTGGCCGAGATCGAAGGCGAGACGAGCGCCCGCCTGATCGCCGAGCGCGAGGGAAGCCCCGCACTCGACCGTCGCGAACTGGCCTTCGCGCGGCGGTCTCATGACCTGACGCTCTATGGACAGAGCCATATCAACGCGGCCTTCACGTACACGAGACCCTCGGGCAACCGCTTCAATACTGGTGACCGCGGTGCCTGGTATTGCGCCTGGGAGATGCTGACGAGCGCGCAAGAGGTCGGGTTTCACCGGACCCGCGAACTGGGCTTCATCGGTCGCTACGAGGACGAGGCCCGTTACGTGGAACTGCTGGCGGATTTCATTGGGGACTTCCCCGATCTGCACGGGGAGGCGCATCAGGCACTCGATCCGGATCCGGAACGCGGTTATCTGGCCGGGCAGCACCTCGCGGCGGATCTGAGATCAGAGGGGCATCGCGGGCTGATCTACCCCTCCGTGCGCCACCCGGGCGGACGGTGCTTTGTCGCCTTCGATCCCGGGATCATCCAGAATGTCCGCCCTGGCGCGAGCTGGAAGCTGGTTTGGCAAGGTGCGCCCGAGTTCACGATCGAGGGGCTATAG
- a CDS encoding DUF932 domain-containing protein, translating into MNTEIIDAGRETSGGYKVDVSRGENVDRVSSEWFSRPDDERYLSLDDLFASVKGRAERSRTRTVESAAIRVEAHRDDPEKLSLVLPGTDEPIAPTHWSFGQLSSLVGAPAAYLRQLPAPLAGINLQYGLTNHRAEQIKTMEVADGRTELRAVTGPDYGRIYDHELVSAVQRIAGNGTGDTRWKVPGVLDWSTGIYNPRVDVTKETTTLYASDRDVFLFLVDDLNPIEAGLLPDGSPDLYFRGFYCWNSEVGAKTLGIASFYLRAVCQNRNLWGVEDFQEITIRHSKYAASRFAHEAAPALSRFAESSPAPFIDGIRAAREKIVARSDEDRQDFLRKRGFSKAETGRIVETVLAEEGRPPESIFDFVQGITAVARSKPQQDARLVMEGKAKALLEKA; encoded by the coding sequence ATGAATACCGAAATCATCGATGCCGGGCGTGAAACCAGCGGCGGCTACAAGGTGGATGTGTCGCGCGGCGAGAACGTGGACCGCGTGTCTTCCGAGTGGTTCTCGCGGCCGGATGACGAGCGGTATCTGTCGCTCGACGATCTCTTTGCCTCGGTCAAGGGCCGGGCGGAGCGGAGCCGGACGCGCACGGTGGAGAGTGCGGCGATCCGGGTCGAGGCGCATCGCGACGACCCGGAGAAACTGAGCCTTGTCCTGCCGGGCACGGATGAGCCCATCGCGCCGACGCATTGGAGTTTCGGCCAGCTCTCGAGCCTCGTCGGCGCGCCTGCAGCCTATCTGCGCCAACTGCCCGCACCGCTGGCGGGCATTAACCTGCAATACGGGCTGACCAACCACCGGGCCGAGCAGATCAAGACTATGGAAGTCGCGGATGGCCGGACGGAACTGCGTGCGGTGACCGGCCCCGACTACGGCCGCATCTACGACCATGAACTGGTCTCCGCCGTGCAGCGCATCGCAGGGAACGGCACGGGCGACACGCGCTGGAAGGTGCCGGGCGTGCTCGACTGGTCCACGGGCATCTACAATCCGCGCGTCGACGTGACGAAGGAGACGACAACGCTCTACGCCTCCGACCGCGACGTGTTCCTGTTCCTCGTCGATGACCTGAACCCCATCGAGGCGGGGCTGCTGCCCGATGGCTCACCCGACCTCTACTTCCGGGGTTTCTATTGCTGGAACTCGGAGGTCGGCGCCAAAACGCTGGGCATCGCCAGCTTCTACCTGCGCGCCGTCTGTCAGAACCGCAACCTCTGGGGCGTCGAGGATTTCCAGGAGATCACGATCCGGCATTCGAAATACGCGGCCTCCCGTTTCGCACACGAGGCCGCGCCAGCGCTCAGCCGCTTCGCAGAGTCCTCGCCCGCGCCCTTCATCGACGGCATTCGTGCTGCGCGGGAGAAGATCGTCGCACGCTCAGACGAGGACCGGCAGGACTTCCTGCGCAAGCGCGGTTTTTCGAAGGCGGAGACGGGGCGAATCGTCGAGACGGTCCTGGCCGAGGAAGGCCGCCCGCCAGAGAGCATCTTCGACTTCGTGCAGGGGATCACCGCGGTGGCCCGGTCAAAGCCGCAGCAGGACGCGCGGTTGGTGATGGAGGGCAAGGCGAAGGCGTTACTGGAGAAAGCATGA
- a CDS encoding sulfite exporter TauE/SafE family protein produces MPELATLLPLVGLLILSGSFAGLLAGMLGVGGGIVHVPAFFLVFTILGFDGPQIMQVCLATSLAAIVVTSLRSVAAHNRRGAVDWAILRGWAPGIAIGAILGVLVAAQLRSETLVLLFGLIAFAVGLYLAFGRASWRLGAAMPSGPARGALSPLVGFLSVLMGIGGGSFGVPLMTLYGVPIHRAVATAAGFGALIAIPSALAFLLMPVQAAPPFTVGAVNLPAFAVSVSMTLVTAPLGARIAHALPADRLRRVFAVFILIVAVNMLRKALWG; encoded by the coding sequence ATGCCGGAACTCGCCACGTTGCTGCCTTTGGTCGGCCTGTTGATCCTGTCGGGATCCTTTGCTGGTTTGCTGGCGGGCATGCTGGGCGTGGGCGGCGGCATCGTGCATGTGCCGGCCTTCTTCCTGGTGTTCACGATCCTCGGCTTCGACGGACCGCAGATCATGCAGGTCTGCCTTGCCACGTCCCTTGCGGCAATCGTGGTGACGTCGTTGCGTTCGGTCGCGGCGCATAACCGTCGCGGCGCGGTCGACTGGGCCATCCTGCGCGGCTGGGCGCCGGGAATCGCCATCGGGGCGATCCTGGGTGTGTTGGTCGCGGCGCAGTTGCGGTCCGAAACGCTGGTGCTGCTGTTCGGATTGATCGCCTTTGCCGTCGGTCTCTACCTGGCTTTCGGCCGCGCAAGCTGGCGGCTGGGCGCGGCGATGCCGTCGGGTCCTGCGCGCGGCGCGCTGTCGCCGCTGGTGGGCTTCCTGTCGGTGCTCATGGGCATCGGCGGCGGCAGTTTCGGCGTGCCGTTGATGACGCTCTACGGGGTGCCGATCCACCGTGCGGTCGCCACGGCGGCGGGGTTCGGTGCGCTGATCGCCATCCCTTCGGCGCTAGCCTTCCTGCTGATGCCGGTGCAGGCGGCACCGCCGTTCACCGTGGGCGCCGTGAACTTGCCGGCCTTTGCCGTGTCGGTCAGCATGACGCTGGTCACCGCACCGCTGGGTGCCCGCATCGCGCATGCGTTGCCGGCCGATCGGCTGCGGCGCGTGTTCGCGGTCTTCATCCTGATTGTCGCGGTCAATATGCTGCGCAAGGCCTTGTGGGGATGA
- the dusA gene encoding tRNA dihydrouridine(20/20a) synthase DusA: MQINQHASLSCAPMMDWTDRHCRYFHRLISRNALLYTEMVTAPALVRGGAVHLLDFSAEEHPVALQLGGSDPGELAQAALLGARAGYDEINLNCGCPSDRVQSGTFGAVLMRDPALVARCVGAMRDVVDIPVTVKCRIGVDDQDPHKVLPDFLGQIAAAGCDRVIVHARKAWLQGLSPKENRDIPPLDYDLVIAMKAAFPDLHLSINGGVTSLRQARALLERGLDGVMIGRAAYHQPWDILARVDPDIFGRPAPFAAPEDVARAMLPYIDAHLVAGGRLHQVTRHMLGLFAGRPGARQWRRILSERAHADGVGPEVVEAALEALPLAA, translated from the coding sequence ATGCAAATAAATCAACACGCTAGTTTATCCTGTGCCCCTATGATGGACTGGACCGACCGGCATTGCCGGTATTTCCACCGGCTGATCAGTCGTAACGCGCTGCTCTACACGGAAATGGTGACCGCCCCGGCCTTGGTCAGGGGGGGCGCGGTGCATCTTCTGGACTTCAGCGCCGAAGAGCATCCCGTGGCGTTGCAATTGGGCGGGTCCGACCCCGGCGAATTGGCGCAAGCGGCGCTCTTGGGGGCGCGGGCAGGCTACGACGAGATCAATCTCAATTGCGGATGCCCCAGCGACCGGGTGCAATCGGGTACCTTTGGCGCCGTGCTGATGCGCGACCCCGCTCTTGTCGCGCGATGTGTCGGCGCGATGCGGGACGTCGTCGACATCCCGGTAACCGTCAAATGCCGGATCGGGGTCGATGACCAGGATCCGCACAAGGTATTGCCGGATTTCCTCGGGCAGATCGCCGCGGCGGGGTGCGATCGGGTAATCGTTCATGCACGCAAGGCGTGGCTGCAGGGGCTCAGCCCCAAGGAGAACCGCGACATTCCACCCCTGGATTACGATCTGGTCATTGCGATGAAGGCGGCTTTCCCCGACCTGCATCTGTCGATCAATGGCGGTGTCACATCGTTGCGGCAGGCTCGTGCGTTGCTCGAACGCGGCCTCGATGGCGTGATGATCGGACGCGCGGCCTATCACCAGCCCTGGGACATCCTGGCGCGGGTCGACCCGGACATCTTCGGCCGTCCTGCGCCTTTCGCCGCACCCGAAGACGTTGCGCGCGCCATGTTGCCTTATATCGACGCGCATCTCGTGGCCGGCGGCCGCTTGCACCAGGTCACGCGCCATATGCTGGGACTGTTCGCAGGTCGTCCGGGCGCGCGGCAGTGGCGGCGGATCCTGTCCGAACGCGCCCATGCGGACGGCGTGGGGCCCGAGGTCGTCGAGGCGGCGCTTGAGGCGCTTCCACTCGCGGCCTGA